One genomic region from Phragmites australis chromosome 1, lpPhrAust1.1, whole genome shotgun sequence encodes:
- the LOC133913532 gene encoding DNA replication licensing factor MCM4-like, with protein sequence MASNGGGSSPPSMSSPDVRPSSPLPATNSSPPQSARRTGGRRRRGSASPYASSPSLGGFETPPHPGRRTPSGAGATPQRQNWTGRFPPTPSTPMSTDDIPPSSDAGDEDTLETDGGGAGVDATPVFVWGTNISVQDVNAAILRFLRHFREPRDAGRVDPVMDEGKYMRAIHRILELEGGESLDVDAHDVFDHDPDLYSKMVRYPLEVLAIFDIVLMDLVARIEPLFEKHIQTRIYNLKSSICLRNLNPSDIEKMVSIKGMIIRCSSVIPELKEAVFRCLVCGFYSEPVMVDRGRVTEPRVCLKEQCKATNSMTLVHNRCRFADKQIIKLQETPDEIPGGGTPHTVSVLMHDKLVDAGKPGDRVEITGIYRAMSIRIGPTQRTVKSIFKTYIDCLHIKKTDKSRLHVEDTMDTDNTNASKSSEENFLSDKVEKLKELSKLPDIYDRLTRSLAPNIWELDDVKRGLLCQLFGGNPLRLPSGASFRGDINILLVGDPGTSKSQLLQYMHKLSPRGIYTSGRGSSAVGLTAYVAKDPETGETVLESGALVLSDKGVCCIDEFDKMSDNARSMLHEVMEQQTVSIAKAGIIASLNARTSVLACANPTESRYNPRLSVIDNIHLPPTLLSRFDLIYLILDKADEQTDRRLAKHIVSLHFENPNLEEHEVLDLPTLVAYISYARKYVHPQLSDEAAEELTRGYVEMRKRGNSPGSRKKVITATARQIESLIRLCEALARMRFSEVVEVRDVLEAFRLLEVAMQQSATDHATGTIDMDLIMTGISATERQRRENLIAATRNLIMEKMQLGGPSMRMMELLEELRKQSSMEIHLHELRNALGTLMTEGAVVIHGDSVKRV encoded by the exons ATGGCGTCTAACGGCGGTGGCAGCTCCCCACCCT CCATGTCGTCACCGGATGTCCGGCCGTCGAGCCCCCTCCCGGCCACCAACTCCTCCCCTCCACAGTCCGCGCGCCGCaccggcgggcggcggcggcgtggctcCGCCAGCCCGTACGCCTCGTCCCCTTCCCTCGGCGGGTTCGAGACGCCGCCGCACCCTGGCCGCCGCACGCCATCCGGCGCTGGCGCCACCCCGCAGCGCCAGAACTGGACGGGCCGGTTCCCGCCGACCCCCTCCACCCCCATGTCCACCGACGACATCCCACCGTCCTCCGATGCCGGGGACGAGGACACCCTCGAGACcgacggcggtggcgccggcgtCGACGCCACCCCGGTCTTCGTCTGGGGCACTAACATCAGCGTGCAGGATGTCAACGCCGCCATACTGCGGTTCCTGCGCCACTTCCGGGAACCCCGCGACGCCGGCCGCGTCGACCCGGTCATGGACGAGGGCAAGTACATGCGCGCCATCCACCGCATCCTCGAGCTCGAGGGCGGGGAGTCACTCGACGTCGACGCGCACGACGTCTTCGACCACGACCCCGACCTCTACAGCAAGATGGTGCGCTACCCGCTCGAGGTGCTCGCCATTTTCGACATCGTGCTCATGGACCTCGTCGCGCGCATCGAGCCGCTCTTCGAGAAGCACATCCAGACCAGGATCTACAACCTCAAGTCGTCCATTTGCTTGAGGAATCTCAACCCGTCTG ATATCGAGAAGATGGTATCCATCAAGGGTATGATAATTAGGTGCAGCTCGGTCATACCGGAGCTCAAGGAGGCCGTGTTCCGCTGCCTAGTTTGTGGTTTCTACTCGGAGCCTGTCATGGTTGATAGAG GAAGAGTAACTGAGCCGCGTGTTTGTCTGAAAGAACAATGTAAAGCCACAAATTCTATGACGCTAGTGCATAACCGATGCAG ATTTGCAGACAAGCAGATCATAAAGTTGCAGGAAACACCAGATGAGATACCAGGAGGTGGTACACCGCATACAGTTAGTGTCTTGATGCACGATAAGCTTGTGGATGCTGGAAAGCCTGGAGATAGGGTTGAG ATCACTGGAATATATAGGGCTATGAGTATTAGAATTGGACCAACTCAAAGGACAGTGAAGTCTATATTCAAG ACGTACATTGATTGCCTTCACATAAAGAAGACAGACAAGTCCAGGCTTCATGTGGAGGACACCATGGACACAGATAACACCAATGCTAGCAAGTCTTCTGAAGAGAACTTTCTTAGCGATAAG GTTGAGAAACTAAAAGAGCTTTCAAAGTTGCCTGATATCTATGACAGATTGACCAGATCACTGGCTCCGAACATATGGGAGTTGGATGATGTTAAAAGAGGCCTCCTTTGCCAG CTTTTTGGTGGCAATCCCCTAAGGCTTCCATCTGGAGCTAGCTTCCGAGGTGACATCAATATTTTACTTGTTGGTGATCCTGGGACGAGTAAATCCCAGCTTCTCCAGTACATGCATAAATTGTCTCCTCGTGGTATTTATACAAGTGGTAGAGGAAGTTCTGCTGTTGGTCTTACTGCTTACGTTGCCAAGGATCCTGAGACTGGTGAAACT GTTCTTGAGAGTGGAGCACTTGTTTTGAGTGACAAAGGTGTTTGCTGCATAGATGAGTTCGATAAGATGTCTGACAATGCCCGAAGCATGTTACATGAG GTGATGGAACAGCAGACAGTATCCATTGCAAAGGCCGGAATAATTGCATCTTTAAATGCTAGAACATCTGTCCTAGCATGTGCGAATCCTACTGAATCACGTTACAATCCAAGACTTTCTGTAATTGACAATATCCACCTTCCTCCAACACTGCTTTCAAG GTTTGACCTGATTTATCTTATCTTGGACAAGGCGGATGAGCAAACTGATAGACGCCTGGCTAAGCATATTGTTTCATTGCATTTTGAGAATCCAAAT TTAGAGGAGCATGAGGTCTTGGATTTGCCCACATTAGTTGCATACATAAGCTATGCAAGGAAGTATGTTCACCCACAGTTATCCGATGAGGCTGCAGAAGAATTGACTCGTGGCTATGTTGAGATGAGGAAAAGAGGGAATAGCCCAGGGAGCAGAAAGAAG GTCATAACTGCAACAGCTAGACAAATAGAGAGTTTGATTCGTCTCTGTGAAGCACTGGCCCGAATGCGGTTCTCAGAAGTG GTCGAAGTGCGAGATGTTTTGGAGGCCTTCAGGCTTCTTGAAGTTGCCATGCAGCAATCTGCAACAGATCACGCAACTG GTACGATTGATATGGATCTAATCATGACGGGAATATCTGCAACCGAAAGGCAGAGACGTGAAAACCTCATTGCAGCAACCCGTAACCTTATCATGGAGAAAATGCAGCTTGGAGGTCCCTCAATGCGTATGATGGAG TTGCTGGAAGAACTGAGGAAACAGAGCTCTATGGAAATTCATCTGCACGAA CTTCGCAATGCTCTTGGCACTCTGATGACCGAGGGTGCCGTAGTTATCCATGGAGACAGCGTCAAGAGAGTTTGA